From Thunnus albacares chromosome 22, fThuAlb1.1, whole genome shotgun sequence, the proteins below share one genomic window:
- the LOC122973299 gene encoding immunoglobulin kappa light chain-like → MTSPVFAFYLTCLFLGKMAQMTHLKFSSSVRQDSGFISANVGDEMTLQCFYEGDVAARLYWYKQTLGQKPRRISTFYKYEVISTFHDEFNNNPRFTLDTEKGKNHLKITDLHISDSATYYCVSSYLNTLEFLEGTTLSVKGSGLNIQASVLQSASESIQPGGSVTLNCTVHTGTCDDGEHSVYWFRDSQESQPGIIYTHGGRNDQCERNSNTQTHTCVYNLPMKGLNLSHAGTYYCAVASCGQILFGDRTKLDFEHEVDSLVLVYFLSGALAFTTILSVLLAFSVYKMKKRNSCQSEPQHGFAAPSTADAEGYPDADNLHYAALNANVANRSRKARNNTKNECVYSSVKM, encoded by the exons ATGACATCTCCAGTGTTTGCTTTCTATCTCACATGTCTGTTCTTGGGGAAAATGG CTCAGATGACTCATCTGAAATTCTCCTCATCTGTTCGTCAAGACAGTGGTTTTATATCAGCTAATGTTGGTGATGAGATGACTTTGCAATGTTTCTATGAAGGTGATGTTGCAGCAAGGCTTTATTGGTATAAACAAACTCTGGGACAGAAACCAAGGCGCATCTCTACCTTCTATAAATATGAGGTAATCAGCACGTTTCATGATGAATTCAACAACAATCCTCGCTTCACACTGGACACTGAAAAGGGTAAAAATCACTTGAAGATCACAGATTTGCACATTTCAGACTCAGCTACTTACTACTGCGTTAGTAGCTATTTAAACACGTTAGAATTTTTGGAGGGCACTACTCTCAGTGTAAAGGGTTCAGGTTTAAACATCCAAGCTTCGGTCCTTCAGTCGGCATCTGAGAGCATCCAGCCAGGAGGCTCTGTGACTCTgaactgtacagtacacactggGACCTGTGATGATGGagaacacagtgtttactggttcagAGACTCTCAAGAATCTCAACCAGgaatcatttacacacatggaggcaggaatgatcagtgtgagaggaacagcaacacacaaacacacacctgtgtctaCAACTTGCCAATGAAGGGTCTGAATCTTTCTCATGCTGGGACCTACTACTGTGCTGTCGCCTCATGTGGACAGATACTGTTTGGAGACAGGACCAAGCTGGACTTTGAGC ATGAGGTGGATTCTCTTGTCTTGGTGTATTTCTTGAGTGGAGCTTTGGCATTCACCACCATCCTCAGTGTTTTATTGGCTTTCTCAGTGTAcaagatgaagaagagaaacagcTGCCAGTCAG AGCCTCAACATGGATTTGCAGCTCCGTCCACAGCAGATGCAGAG GGTTACCCAGATGCAGACAACCTCCATTATGCTGCTTTAAATGCTAACGTGGCAAACAGATCAAGAAAAGCGAGGAACAACACCaagaatgaatgtgtgtactcCAGTGTAAAGATGTAG
- the LOC122973276 gene encoding immunoglobulin kappa light chain-like, with translation MMTSPVFALYLTCLFLGKTAQTTALNFSSSVRQDSSFISANVGDSISLKCSYEGDVVTRLCWYKQTLGQGPRIISTFYKFDRNGTFYNEFNNNPRFTLDTENSKNYLKITDLHISDSATYYCVSSYLYTLEFSENIIVSVKGSGLNIQALVYPSASESIQPGGSVTLNCTVHTGTCDDGEHSVYWFKNSEESQPGVIYTHGGRNDQCERNNNTQTHTCVYNLPLKSLDLSYAGTYHCAVAACGQILFGNGTKLDIGYSPVLVYFLSGALAFTAILSVLLAFSVYMMKRNSFQSTEGYKDADNLYYAALSVNLTNRRRRQNQTWSECVYYSVK, from the exons ATGATGACATCTCCAGTGTTTGCTCTCTATCTCACATGTCTGTTTTTGGGGAAAACAg CTCAGACAACTGCTCTGAATTTTTCCTCATCTGTTCGTCAAGACAGTAGTTTTATATCAGCTAATGTTGGTGACAGCATATCTTTGAAATGTTCCTACGAAGGTGATGTTGTGACAAGGCTTTGCTGGTATAAACAAACTCTGGGACAGGGACCAAGGATCATCTCCACTTTCTATAAGTTTGACAGAAATGGCACTTTTTATAATGAATTCAACAACAATCCTCGCTTCACACTGGAtactgaaaacagtaaaaattacTTGAAGATCACAGATTTGCACATTTCAGACTCAGCTACTTACTACTGTGTTAGTAGCTATTTATACACATTAGAATTTTCAGAGAACATTATTGTCAGTGTAAAGGGTTCAGGTTTGAACATCCAAGCTTTGGTCTATCCGTCGGCATCTGAGAGCATCCAGCCAGGAGGCTCTGTGACTCTgaactgtacagtacacactggGACCTGTGATGATGGagaacacagtgtttactggttcaaAAACTCTGAAGAATCTCAACCAGGagtcatttacacacatggaggcaggaatgatcagtgtgagaggaacaacaacacacaaacacacacctgtgtctaCAACTTGCCATTGAAGAGTCTGGATCTTTCTTATGCTGGGACCTACCACTGTGCTGTCGCCGCATGTGGACAGATATTGTTTGGAAACGGGACTAAGCTGGACATTGGCT ACTCTCCTGTCTTGGTGTATTTCTTGAGTGGAGCTTTGGCGTTCACCGCCATCCTCAGTGTTTTACTGGCTTTCTCAGTGTACATGATGAAGAGAAACAGCTTCCAATCTACAG AGGGTTACAAAGACGCAGACAACCTGTATTATGCGGCTTTAAGTGTGAACCTGACCAACAGACGAAGAAGACAGAACCAAACCTGGAGTGAATGTGTGTACTACAGCGTAAAGTAG